CTTCTGAAATATTTTCGACCGCAACTAGCCACGTAATACGATAGGTCAATACTCTTGTTTTTCCGCTCCCAGCACCGGCTAAAACCAAATAATTGCCCAAGGGCGCGGCTACCGCTTCCCGTTGTTTATCATTTAATCCGTCAAGTAATTCTGAAATATCCATTCGCTCACCACTGTTTTTTTATACAGCTTGATTATATGTAGTTTTTGTATTGAGTGCAATAAAAAGGTGCAAATTGTTGCACCTTGAGTTCATATTGGCTACTTTTTTATTTTGCCCAAACTGACGATAAAAAGCAGTAATCGTACGACATTCTTTATTCTAGGATAATAGCGCAAACAAGCTAGCATGGAAGTAAAATATTGACCTTTGAGTTGTCGGGCATCAAAGTGAATATAATAATATAAAAGTGCGGTCATTTTTTTGCGATATTTGGCTAAAATATGTTGAGCAAATGACGGATTGTCAATTTGATTTAAATAAGCAATTACTTTTTTATTCGAGGAAATTCGTGCTTGAATTTTATTTTCTGCAATTTCTCTTGTCACTGAATTTACATTATTAAAATAAAAATAATAAGGTTTTTTCAATGATCCTTGGCTATTTTTTGCATTCATGCTTAACGCAAATAAAAATAACAAATCTTCCGAGCAAATAATACGTTGTTCAATAAAATATAATTGTTTAAATGTGTTTTTCGCTATCGTCGTTTTAATTAATTTTCCCCACATAGTCCAAATTAAATGTGACGAATGTGAGAAAATATCCGACATAATTTCGCTATGTTGACAAGATTTTTCAGAACCGCTATAAATTAATCCGTTGGGTTGGGGATAACTTTCGCCAGCAAAGTGAAATAAGTCAATTTCTGGTTGATGTTTGATTTGTTCATACAAAAATTGACAGCAATCTTTATCTAAAAAATCATCTCCGTCAACATATAAAATATAATCGCCCAACGCGGATAAGGTTCCTTGTTGGCGAGAATGAAAAACGCCTTTATTAACTTGATTATCTAGGATTTTTATTCTTGTATCTTGAGCCGCATAAAATTGCACCAAAGCGATGGAATTATCGTTTCCTTTATCATCTACCACAATAATTTCAATATCGGGAAAAGATTGATTAATACAAGAGGTTAAACAACGTTCTATATAGGGCGCGACGTTGTACACCGGAATAATAATCGAAATAAAAGGTTTAGTTATCATATTTTTTTACGGGTAATAAGGCTTTAAAAAAT
This sequence is a window from [Pasteurella] mairii. Protein-coding genes within it:
- the kfoC gene encoding glycosyl transferase, family 2 protein — its product is MITKPFISIIIPVYNVAPYIERCLTSCINQSFPDIEIIVVDDKGNDNSIALVQFYAAQDTRIKILDNQVNKGVFHSRQQGTLSALGDYILYVDGDDFLDKDCCQFLYEQIKHQPEIDLFHFAGESYPQPNGLIYSGSEKSCQHSEIMSDIFSHSSHLIWTMWGKLIKTTIAKNTFKQLYFIEQRIICSEDLLFLFALSMNAKNSQGSLKKPYYFYFNNVNSVTREIAENKIQARISSNKKVIAYLNQIDNPSFAQHILAKYRKKMTALLYYYIHFDARQLKGQYFTSMLACLRYYPRIKNVVRLLLFIVSLGKIKK